Proteins found in one Solitalea lacus genomic segment:
- the ltrA gene encoding group II intron reverse transcriptase/maturase, which yields MLQGTYEPQPVRKVEIRKPQGGKRMLGIPCVVDRMLQQAVSQWLIPQYEQEFNENSFGFRPGKNAHKAVMTAQKYLNTGREWIIELDLEKFFDKVNHQQLLGLLSKKIADKRTLKLVSLYLKSGIMEGGVLSPRSEGTPQGSPLSPLLSNIILNELDKELVKRGHKFVRYADDCSIYVQSKKAAQRVAAGIIEYIEKELLLKVNRVKTKISRPSNSYLLGFSFYKTKKGWQIRIGEQPFQRVKAKCKRITQSSNPSPEANKLKKLDEIIRGWVNYFKIANARSKMEKLDEWLRTRLRINTWRRWKRIRTKVSNLIKLEVGKSLAYQWGNTSKGAARVAHSPILLRTLNISYWKKKGYWGFQHYYCQWQADGQPSLF from the coding sequence ATACTCCAAGGCACTTATGAGCCACAACCCGTGCGGAAAGTAGAAATACGCAAACCACAGGGCGGCAAAAGGATGCTAGGAATTCCTTGTGTAGTGGACAGGATGCTGCAACAAGCGGTCTCCCAATGGCTAATTCCACAGTACGAACAGGAATTTAACGAAAACAGCTTTGGTTTCAGGCCTGGTAAGAATGCCCATAAGGCAGTAATGACTGCCCAAAAGTACCTTAACACAGGTCGGGAATGGATAATAGAGCTGGATTTGGAGAAATTCTTCGACAAGGTAAACCACCAGCAACTACTGGGTTTACTAAGTAAGAAGATTGCGGACAAACGGACCCTAAAACTAGTCAGCCTTTACCTGAAAAGCGGCATAATGGAAGGCGGAGTGCTAAGCCCTCGCAGCGAAGGTACCCCTCAAGGTAGCCCGTTAAGCCCATTGCTTTCCAACATCATTTTAAATGAGCTGGACAAGGAGTTGGTAAAGCGGGGACATAAATTTGTGCGTTATGCCGATGATTGCAGTATCTATGTACAAAGTAAGAAAGCAGCCCAAAGAGTAGCTGCCGGAATCATAGAATACATAGAAAAGGAGCTACTACTAAAGGTAAACAGGGTAAAGACGAAAATCAGCCGACCCTCCAACAGCTACCTGCTTGGCTTCAGCTTTTATAAAACAAAGAAAGGCTGGCAGATTAGAATAGGAGAACAGCCCTTCCAAAGGGTGAAAGCGAAATGTAAAAGGATAACCCAATCAAGTAACCCCAGCCCAGAAGCAAACAAGCTTAAAAAGCTCGACGAAATCATCAGAGGCTGGGTAAACTACTTTAAAATCGCCAATGCGAGAAGTAAAATGGAGAAACTTGATGAATGGTTAAGAACCCGATTGCGAATCAACACCTGGAGGAGATGGAAACGGATACGAACCAAAGTCTCCAACCTAATAAAACTCGAAGTAGGAAAATCATTGGCCTATCAGTGGGGCAACACAAGTAAAGGTGCAGCCAGAGTTGCACACAGCCCCATTTTACTTAGAACGCTGAATATCAGCTACTGGAAAAAGAAAGGCTATTGGGGTTTTCAGCATTATTATTGTCAATGGCAAGCCGATGGGCAACCGTCGTTATTTTAA
- a CDS encoding LysE family translocator has protein sequence MEQLYIFIIAFVASFIGSLQLGPVNLTVIQTSVNKDFRAAFWVSVGGCLPEVLYAALAVAGASLINPQSSFFTYAGFFMIPLLLGLGIFKIIKYKEPESTKPQEFPSTLWGDFIKGFTLSIVNPLLLPFWSTVLIYNTSINVFSLDNKTEKSLFVLGAAAGALGLLLLFAGIAHWKKDRINKLVNGNINKAIGWVFIALSLVQTVVFVLRYKHMI, from the coding sequence ATGGAGCAACTCTATATTTTTATAATTGCATTTGTGGCAAGCTTTATCGGCTCCCTACAACTGGGGCCGGTAAACCTTACCGTTATTCAAACATCTGTAAACAAAGACTTTCGTGCAGCATTTTGGGTTTCTGTTGGCGGTTGTTTACCAGAGGTATTGTACGCAGCCCTAGCTGTTGCCGGCGCTAGCCTGATTAACCCACAAAGCTCGTTTTTTACTTACGCTGGATTTTTTATGATTCCCTTGCTTTTAGGTTTAGGAATCTTTAAAATCATCAAATACAAGGAACCGGAAAGTACCAAACCACAGGAATTTCCTTCAACCTTATGGGGTGATTTCATAAAAGGTTTTACCCTTTCCATCGTTAACCCTTTATTATTGCCATTTTGGAGTACAGTATTGATTTACAATACCAGTATCAATGTTTTTTCATTGGATAATAAAACAGAAAAATCATTATTTGTTTTGGGTGCGGCTGCGGGAGCATTAGGTCTCTTATTGCTTTTTGCAGGAATAGCACATTGGAAGAAAGATCGCATCAACAAACTGGTAAATGGCAACATTAACAAAGCCATTGGATGGGTATTTATTGCTTTAAGCTTAGTCCAAACAGTTGTTTTTGTATTGAGATACAAGCATATGATTTAA
- the murA gene encoding UDP-N-acetylglucosamine 1-carboxyvinyltransferase: protein MSAFEIIGGKKLKGEITPQGAKNEALQIVSAVLLTEEKMTISNIPDIVDVNKLIDLLKDLGVSVERLSKDTYTFEAKNIDLEYLNSDKFKKKGGALRGSVMIVGPLLARFGKAYIPKPGGDKIGRRRLDTHFLGFEKLGAKFNYNPVEHFFSVDASDLKGTYMLLDEASVTGTANVVMAAVLAKGTTTIYNAACEPYLQQLCKMLNRMGAKISGIGSNLLTIEGVEKLGGTEHRMLPDMIEIGSFIGLAAMTRSEITIKNVAYDELGVIPEVFKRLGIKLERRGDDIFIPSQEIYEIDTFIDGSILTIADAPWPGFTPDLLSIVLVVATQAKGSVLIHQKMFESRLFFVDKLIDMGAQIILCDPHRANVIGLGRRNQLRGISMTSPDIRAGVSLLIAALSAEGKSTIYNIEQIDRGYQDIEERLKALGADIKRVAANE, encoded by the coding sequence ATGAGTGCTTTTGAAATTATTGGAGGAAAAAAACTAAAAGGAGAAATAACTCCGCAGGGTGCCAAAAATGAAGCTTTACAAATCGTTTCGGCGGTATTATTAACCGAAGAAAAAATGACCATCTCCAATATTCCAGATATTGTGGATGTTAATAAACTTATAGATCTGCTAAAAGATTTAGGTGTTTCCGTTGAACGTTTATCGAAAGACACTTATACTTTTGAGGCTAAAAACATCGACCTTGAATACCTTAACTCTGATAAGTTCAAGAAAAAAGGTGGCGCTTTACGTGGCTCAGTAATGATTGTTGGCCCGTTGTTAGCTCGCTTTGGAAAAGCCTACATCCCAAAACCAGGAGGTGATAAAATCGGTCGTCGTAGGTTAGACACGCACTTTCTTGGCTTTGAAAAATTAGGAGCTAAATTTAACTACAACCCTGTTGAGCACTTTTTTAGTGTTGATGCCAGTGATCTAAAAGGCACCTACATGCTTTTAGATGAAGCTTCTGTAACCGGAACTGCGAACGTTGTTATGGCGGCTGTTTTGGCAAAAGGAACAACAACAATATACAACGCTGCCTGCGAACCTTATTTGCAACAACTTTGCAAAATGCTTAACCGCATGGGAGCTAAAATTTCAGGAATCGGTTCAAACCTATTAACCATTGAAGGTGTTGAAAAGCTTGGCGGAACCGAGCATCGCATGCTTCCTGATATGATTGAGATAGGTAGTTTCATTGGCCTTGCAGCAATGACCCGGTCGGAAATCACCATTAAAAACGTTGCATACGATGAATTGGGAGTTATTCCAGAGGTATTCAAACGTTTAGGAATTAAACTTGAACGCAGGGGTGACGACATTTTTATCCCTTCTCAGGAGATTTACGAGATCGATACATTTATTGATGGGTCTATCCTTACCATAGCTGATGCTCCATGGCCTGGCTTTACTCCTGACTTGTTGAGTATAGTGTTGGTGGTAGCTACTCAAGCTAAAGGAAGCGTGTTAATTCACCAAAAAATGTTTGAAAGTCGCTTATTCTTTGTTGATAAACTTATTGACATGGGTGCTCAAATCATTCTTTGCGATCCTCATCGCGCTAATGTTATAGGTTTGGGTAGACGCAATCAGTTACGTGGAATTTCAATGACTTCACCTGATATCAGAGCCGGGGTTTCATTGCTAATTGCCGCATTATCAGCCGAAGGTAAGAGTACTATTTACAATATTGAACAAATTGATCGTGGCTATCAGGATATTGAAGAACGCCTGAAAGCATTAGGAGCAGACATTAAACGAGTTGCTGCTAACGAATAA
- a CDS encoding aminopeptidase C — translation MNLKNLVAVPFIALALGANAQDNLINSLKNNQSQVSKNAFVFTPVVNIEATSVKDQGSSGTCWSYSTNSFLESEMIRMGKKPVDIAEIFTARNAYIEKGVNYVRMHGAISLGDGGACHDVVNMYAKYGALPQDVYTGLNYGTKKNKFSEMGELTKAILEAVVKNPNGELTPNWKKAYTAVIDSYLGQVPETFTYEGKTYTPQSFAKERVGLNPKDYVELSSFTTNPYYEKMTLMVPDNWSLDQIYNVKMDDIITIIDNAIKKGFTVAWATDVSEKSFSWKNGVAFVPEKKYDEMSPEEKAAMFNGPKPEMNITEELRQQAFDNYSTTDDHGMQITGIAKDQNGKEYYIVKNSWGESNDYKGYLYVTKNFVKYKTTAFLLHKDGIPADFKKKLGL, via the coding sequence ATGAACTTAAAAAATTTAGTTGCAGTTCCTTTCATTGCCCTTGCATTAGGAGCCAATGCACAGGATAACCTGATTAATAGTTTAAAGAACAATCAAAGTCAAGTTAGTAAAAATGCTTTTGTTTTTACTCCGGTAGTTAACATTGAAGCTACTTCAGTTAAAGACCAAGGTAGTTCTGGTACTTGCTGGAGTTACTCAACCAACTCATTTCTTGAATCGGAAATGATTCGTATGGGTAAAAAGCCTGTAGATATAGCTGAAATCTTTACGGCACGTAATGCCTATATCGAAAAAGGAGTAAACTATGTGCGTATGCACGGTGCTATTAGCTTAGGCGATGGTGGAGCATGTCACGATGTAGTTAACATGTATGCTAAATATGGGGCCCTGCCTCAGGATGTTTACACTGGTTTAAACTACGGTACTAAAAAGAATAAGTTTAGTGAAATGGGAGAACTAACCAAGGCGATATTGGAAGCCGTGGTAAAAAATCCTAATGGTGAATTAACTCCGAACTGGAAGAAAGCTTATACCGCTGTTATCGATTCATATTTAGGTCAGGTTCCTGAAACTTTCACCTATGAAGGCAAAACTTATACCCCTCAGTCATTTGCAAAAGAAAGAGTTGGCCTTAACCCTAAAGACTATGTTGAATTATCGTCATTTACAACCAACCCATATTATGAAAAAATGACTTTAATGGTTCCGGATAACTGGTCATTGGATCAGATTTATAATGTTAAAATGGATGACATCATCACCATTATTGACAATGCTATTAAAAAAGGATTTACCGTTGCCTGGGCTACGGATGTAAGTGAAAAAAGCTTTAGCTGGAAAAACGGTGTAGCTTTTGTCCCAGAAAAAAAATACGATGAAATGAGCCCTGAGGAGAAAGCGGCAATGTTCAACGGACCAAAACCGGAAATGAATATTACTGAAGAGCTTCGTCAACAAGCATTTGATAACTATTCAACTACTGATGACCACGGTATGCAAATTACCGGTATCGCTAAAGACCAAAACGGTAAAGAATATTATATCGTTAAAAACTCTTGGGGAGAAAGCAACGATTATAAAGGATATTTATACGTAACCAAAAACTTTGTCAAATATAAAACAACTGCGTTTTTATTGCATAAAGATGGAATCCCTGCTGACTTTAAAAAGAAATTAGGTTTGTAA
- a CDS encoding IS110 family transposase produces MQPQVNQLDFSGQNIYVGFDVHLKSWQVTVMTELLTHKTFSQPPKPEVLHQYLRQNFPGGTYHSAYEAGFCGYWIHNRLEALGIHSIVVNPADIPTTDKEKVQKEDSRDSRKIAHSLRSGALIPIYVPSSKTLEDRCLVRTRSILTKDLARYKNRVKSFLYFHGIELPAPFTKKQSHWSKPFVDWLESIAMAEQSSKTALQAMILEAKHLRASVLQLTRHLLELSKTGTYQEAIALLRSIPGIGLLTAMTLLTELETINRFKNTDQLCSFIGLIPSTHSSGEKELAGTITRRGHSVLRSALIESAWVAARLDPALTKSFHEYCRRMEPNKAIVRIARKLLNRIRYVLINKQEYECAVVK; encoded by the coding sequence ATGCAACCACAAGTTAATCAATTAGATTTTAGCGGTCAAAACATTTATGTTGGTTTTGACGTGCACTTAAAAAGCTGGCAGGTTACCGTTATGACTGAACTGCTCACCCATAAAACCTTTTCGCAGCCACCTAAACCCGAAGTATTACACCAGTATCTCCGGCAGAATTTCCCCGGCGGCACCTATCATTCCGCCTACGAAGCAGGCTTCTGCGGCTACTGGATCCATAACCGCTTGGAGGCTCTGGGCATTCACTCCATCGTGGTCAATCCTGCCGATATTCCCACCACCGATAAAGAAAAAGTGCAAAAAGAGGATTCCAGGGATAGCCGTAAAATCGCACACTCATTAAGAAGTGGCGCCTTAATCCCGATTTATGTTCCTTCCAGTAAAACCCTAGAGGACCGTTGTTTAGTTCGCACCCGGTCCATACTGACCAAGGACCTTGCCCGGTATAAAAACCGGGTAAAATCGTTCCTGTACTTTCATGGCATTGAACTACCTGCGCCCTTCACCAAAAAACAGTCCCACTGGTCGAAACCTTTTGTTGATTGGCTGGAAAGCATCGCTATGGCTGAGCAGAGTAGTAAAACGGCCCTGCAGGCCATGATTTTAGAAGCGAAACATTTGAGAGCCTCTGTATTGCAACTCACCCGGCATTTACTAGAGCTATCAAAAACAGGTACTTACCAGGAAGCCATCGCTTTACTGCGAAGTATCCCTGGCATCGGATTATTAACGGCCATGACCTTATTAACCGAGCTGGAGACGATTAACCGGTTTAAAAACACGGATCAACTCTGCAGTTTTATAGGACTCATCCCCTCGACGCATTCAAGTGGGGAAAAAGAACTAGCCGGTACTATCACCCGACGGGGGCATAGCGTGCTGCGCAGCGCCCTGATTGAAAGTGCATGGGTAGCCGCACGCCTGGATCCGGCACTGACTAAAAGTTTTCATGAGTATTGCCGGCGAATGGAACCGAATAAGGCCATCGTAAGAATAGCCCGGAAATTACTCAACAGAATCAGGTATGTATTAATAAACAAACAAGAATATGAGTGTGCAGTGGTTAAATAA
- the pta gene encoding phosphate acetyltransferase, with the protein MTNALYIATSEPYSGKSVVALGLMNMLLSKAKKIAYFKPFVDDDPQKGKKNSTIETILKYFDLKQNYSETYAFTRNEVFHMINLHKEAEIIDSIIRKYKVLEENYDFVLIDGSDFIGEGTAFEFDLNVSIAKNLGAPVIFVQSGENETAFETSAAIRTACNNFTDKEVQVLAVIANKIQSTQAFELTTLLKENLPSKIIKSVIPEIKELGNPTMQEIHETLNGKLLFGENKLTNQVDSAIVGAMMMRNFLTRLRENTLIVTPGDRADIIIGALQANISKNYPPVAGLVLTGGLLPDEPVLDLIDGLDSKVPIIATDKGTFETTNKIGSIQSRIYPDNVKKIELAINTFERYVDTPELDQRIVTFEPEGITPRMFQYQLVKRAKTAKKHIVLPEGNDDRILTAAARLVSQDIVDLTIIGDKSEIQAAFKRLAINTDITKFNITTPSESIHFQDFVETFYELRKDKGVNIDMAKDLMNDVSYFGTMMVYKGLADGMVSGAVHTTQHTIRPALQFVKTKPNVSVVSSVFFMCLPDRVSVFGDCAVNPNPTAEQLAEIAISSAESSQMFGIDPKIAMLSYSSGTSGQGEEVEKVRKATEIVKQKRPDLKIEGPIQYDAAVDPTVGKQKLPNSEVAGQASVLIFPDLNTGNNTYKAVQRETGALAIGPMLQGLNKPVNDLSRGCTVDDIFNTVVITAIQAQQ; encoded by the coding sequence ATGACTAATGCTCTTTACATTGCTACCTCAGAACCCTATAGCGGAAAATCAGTTGTGGCCTTGGGCCTAATGAACATGCTTTTAAGCAAGGCCAAAAAAATTGCCTACTTCAAACCCTTTGTTGATGATGACCCTCAAAAAGGGAAAAAAAACAGTACCATTGAAACCATTCTAAAATATTTCGACCTAAAGCAAAACTATAGTGAGACATATGCTTTTACTCGAAATGAAGTGTTTCACATGATCAACCTTCATAAAGAAGCCGAAATCATTGACTCCATTATAAGAAAATACAAAGTACTTGAAGAAAACTATGATTTTGTACTGATTGACGGCTCAGACTTTATAGGAGAAGGAACTGCCTTTGAGTTTGATTTAAATGTTTCAATAGCAAAAAACTTGGGCGCTCCAGTAATATTTGTGCAATCGGGAGAGAATGAAACAGCATTTGAAACATCTGCTGCTATTCGAACAGCATGCAATAACTTTACTGACAAAGAAGTACAGGTATTAGCCGTAATTGCAAACAAAATTCAATCAACTCAGGCATTTGAATTAACAACACTATTAAAGGAAAACCTTCCTTCGAAAATAATCAAATCCGTTATTCCTGAAATAAAGGAACTTGGTAATCCAACCATGCAGGAAATCCATGAAACGTTGAATGGAAAGCTTCTTTTTGGCGAAAATAAATTAACCAACCAGGTAGACAGCGCCATAGTGGGGGCCATGATGATGCGTAATTTCTTAACTCGATTAAGAGAAAACACACTGATCGTTACTCCAGGAGACCGAGCCGACATTATAATCGGTGCTTTACAAGCCAATATATCAAAAAACTATCCCCCGGTTGCAGGCCTGGTTTTAACAGGTGGATTACTTCCTGACGAACCAGTTTTAGACCTTATTGATGGGTTAGACTCTAAGGTTCCGATTATTGCCACCGATAAAGGCACATTTGAAACAACTAATAAAATTGGCTCAATTCAATCTCGTATCTACCCGGATAATGTAAAAAAAATTGAGCTAGCAATTAACACCTTTGAACGCTATGTTGATACTCCGGAACTCGACCAGCGCATAGTTACCTTTGAACCTGAAGGAATTACCCCTCGCATGTTTCAATACCAACTGGTAAAGCGGGCCAAAACAGCAAAAAAACATATTGTTTTACCTGAGGGGAATGACGACAGAATTCTTACAGCTGCAGCCCGACTGGTAAGTCAGGATATCGTCGACTTAACCATTATAGGAGATAAATCAGAAATACAAGCAGCATTTAAGCGTCTGGCAATAAATACAGATATTACCAAATTCAACATTACTACACCATCTGAATCGATTCATTTCCAAGACTTCGTTGAAACCTTTTATGAACTACGTAAAGATAAAGGCGTGAATATAGATATGGCGAAAGACTTGATGAATGACGTTTCTTATTTCGGTACGATGATGGTTTATAAAGGACTGGCTGACGGAATGGTTTCAGGAGCGGTTCACACTACGCAGCATACAATTCGTCCGGCTTTACAGTTTGTGAAAACCAAACCGAATGTTTCAGTCGTTTCTTCTGTTTTCTTCATGTGTTTGCCTGATAGGGTTTCTGTTTTCGGAGATTGCGCAGTTAACCCCAACCCTACCGCCGAACAACTCGCAGAAATTGCTATTTCCTCTGCAGAGAGTAGCCAAATGTTTGGCATCGACCCTAAAATAGCAATGCTTTCTTACTCATCAGGTACGTCCGGTCAGGGAGAGGAAGTTGAAAAGGTTCGTAAAGCCACGGAAATCGTAAAGCAAAAACGCCCGGACTTAAAAATAGAAGGTCCAATTCAGTACGATGCAGCAGTTGATCCAACTGTAGGTAAACAAAAACTGCCCAACTCTGAAGTGGCAGGGCAAGCAAGCGTATTGATTTTCCCTGATTTAAATACTGGAAACAATACTTATAAAGCCGTACAACGTGAAACTGGAGCTCTGGCCATAGGTCCTATGTTGCAGGGATTAAACAAACCGGTTAATGATTTAAGCCGGGGCTGTACCGTGGATGACATTTTCAACACTGTAGTAATAACCGCAATTCAAGCTCAGCAATAG
- the ltrA gene encoding group II intron reverse transcriptase/maturase: protein MNGRKQKTEQDTWQSGTRSATESSSGGQTYLWMTEKGNTNTTQGQQAQLLEYILSPSNLNAAYKQVKRNDGSGGVDGMSVEKLLPYLQSHREVLLHSLQNGRYKPQAVRRVEIPKENDKKRALGIPTVVDRVIQQAITQQLTPIYEKQFSSNSYGFRPKRSAHQAIKQCQTNANEGYRYVVDMDLEKFFDIVNQSRLIEILSRTIEDGRVVSLIHKYLKAGVMVQGKFQETSMGVPQGGNLSPLLSNVMLNELDKELKERGHRFVRYADDCMVFCKSRRAAQRVLVSLTNYIEQKLYLKVNREKTTVAHIKDVKFLGYGFYFNKNGCKMRAHKKSVEKMKEKIRELTSRSNGWGNERRKEAIRQYITGWLNYFQLADMKGLLERIDEWYRRRIRSLIWKQWKSIKTRIRNLIKLDIPKNKAKEYGNTRKSYWHIANSPILSRSITNERLKQSGYLFFTDYYQKLRCVN, encoded by the coding sequence ATGAATGGTAGAAAGCAGAAAACGGAGCAAGACACCTGGCAGAGCGGAACTAGGTCGGCAACCGAATCAAGCTCTGGAGGGCAGACATATCTATGGATGACTGAAAAAGGAAACACCAACACAACGCAAGGGCAACAAGCCCAACTTTTGGAGTATATACTCTCACCATCCAACCTTAATGCGGCCTACAAACAAGTTAAGCGTAACGATGGATCAGGCGGGGTTGATGGGATGAGTGTGGAAAAGCTCTTACCCTACTTACAATCCCATCGAGAAGTATTGCTTCATTCACTACAAAATGGGAGGTACAAGCCTCAAGCTGTTCGCCGGGTTGAAATACCCAAAGAGAACGACAAAAAGCGAGCTTTAGGCATCCCTACGGTAGTGGATAGAGTCATTCAGCAGGCAATCACCCAACAATTAACACCTATTTACGAAAAACAGTTCTCGTCCAACAGTTACGGTTTTCGTCCAAAACGCAGTGCTCATCAGGCCATAAAGCAGTGCCAAACCAACGCAAACGAAGGTTATCGTTACGTTGTGGACATGGATTTGGAGAAATTCTTTGATATTGTTAACCAAAGCAGGCTGATAGAGATTTTATCCCGAACCATTGAAGATGGCAGGGTAGTATCATTGATACATAAATACCTAAAAGCAGGCGTAATGGTACAGGGAAAATTTCAAGAGACATCGATGGGAGTTCCGCAAGGAGGAAACCTAAGTCCGCTGTTGAGCAATGTAATGCTCAACGAACTGGACAAGGAACTAAAGGAAAGAGGACATCGTTTTGTCAGATACGCTGACGACTGTATGGTATTCTGTAAAAGCCGCCGAGCCGCCCAGAGGGTGCTTGTCAGCCTTACCAACTACATCGAACAAAAGCTTTATCTGAAAGTAAATAGAGAGAAAACCACAGTTGCACACATCAAGGACGTTAAGTTCTTGGGGTATGGATTTTACTTCAACAAAAATGGTTGCAAAATGCGCGCCCATAAGAAAAGTGTTGAAAAGATGAAAGAGAAAATCCGAGAACTGACCTCACGGAGCAACGGATGGGGCAATGAACGCCGAAAGGAAGCAATAAGACAGTACATCACAGGCTGGCTTAACTATTTTCAGCTGGCAGACATGAAAGGATTGTTGGAACGCATAGATGAATGGTATCGAAGAAGAATCAGGTCATTGATATGGAAACAATGGAAAAGTATCAAAACCCGAATTAGGAATCTGATAAAACTGGATATCCCGAAAAACAAGGCAAAGGAATACGGCAACACAAGGAAAAGCTACTGGCACATAGCTAATAGTCCAATCCTTAGCAGAAGTATCACCAATGAACGCCTTAAGCAGTCGGGTTACCTGTTCTTTACTGACTACTATCAAAAATTGCGTTGTGTAAATTAA
- a CDS encoding DUF4290 domain-containing protein, with protein sequence MSKDNLKPFDYNTTRPRLKMAEYGRNVQNMIDHVLTLQDKEERNKYAQAVIELMGQLNPHLRDVTDFKHKLWDHLFIISDFELEVDSPFPVPSKESIYAKPHRLKYPSNHIRFKHYGKTLEYMLDKARNSPESDKRNQFVNSLAAFMKMSYIAWNKDTVSDETIINDLNDLSNFQLNAEEAAQSLSKLDFKSIARQTSNRDTREAREKMQKDRDKGSKDRDQKDYKRHSGGYKSDNRDKGGRDNNNRNYKQQYNKRSDR encoded by the coding sequence ATGTCAAAAGACAATCTAAAGCCGTTTGATTACAACACTACCCGTCCGCGATTAAAAATGGCCGAGTATGGGCGCAACGTACAAAATATGATTGACCATGTTCTAACCTTGCAGGATAAGGAGGAACGTAATAAATATGCGCAGGCTGTAATTGAATTAATGGGCCAACTGAACCCGCATTTGCGTGATGTTACTGATTTTAAACACAAACTGTGGGATCACTTGTTCATTATCTCTGATTTCGAGTTAGAAGTCGACTCGCCATTCCCGGTTCCTTCAAAGGAATCAATTTACGCAAAACCTCATCGATTGAAATACCCATCGAACCATATCAGATTCAAACATTATGGTAAAACGCTTGAGTATATGTTGGATAAGGCTCGTAACTCACCGGAGTCCGATAAAAGAAATCAGTTTGTAAACTCATTGGCTGCATTCATGAAGATGTCATACATCGCTTGGAATAAGGATACAGTAAGCGATGAAACCATCATCAATGATTTGAATGATCTTTCAAATTTCCAGCTAAATGCAGAAGAGGCAGCTCAGTCTCTAAGCAAACTGGACTTTAAATCGATTGCTCGTCAAACCAGTAATCGCGATACACGTGAAGCACGTGAAAAAATGCAAAAAGATCGTGATAAAGGCTCTAAAGATCGTGACCAAAAAGACTATAAACGCCATTCAGGTGGTTATAAGAGCGATAACAGAGACAAAGGTGGACGAGATAACAACAATCGAAATTATAAACAACAATATAATAAACGGTCAGACAGGTAA